A single genomic interval of Romboutsia ilealis harbors:
- a CDS encoding [FeFe] hydrogenase, group A, with product MVDKKTTLIQSSRGSVFSVFGEDELNQITEEGKRKVAVSGKINKPGIIEVPENATLNDIIDICGGILDKKKFKAAQLGIPFGGFLTEDSLDKVLDFELFDKNSSRNIIILSEDDCIVQYATFYVDYLIGKIEDSNKNEVYEKYSEVKEEVYRIWRVLDRISKGRSNMRDVYLLRRLSGEIKDKLNQENNIIQEIIGNFYEEIEEHVDENICKTSQCNHLTKLTITEKCIGCGACKRACPVDCIDGERKEQHYIDYTRCTHCGQCISSCPVNAITAGDNTFKFLRDLATPNKLVITQMAPAVRVAIGEAFGFEPGTNVEKKIASGLRKLGVDYVFDTTWAADLTIMEEATEFQHRLEKHLAGDKDVKLPILTSCCPAWVKFIEQNYADMLDVPSSVKSPMQIFATVAKDLWAKDKGIPRDRLISVAIMPCVAKKYESSRPEFSRGMNYDVDYVITTRELIKIFEDSGINLSEIEDEEIDSIMGEYTGGGIIFGRTGGVIEAATRMTVEKMTGQKLEKVEFTELRGFDGFRSCDIEVNGLKLRIGVAHGLREAAKMLDKIRSGEEFYHAIEIMACTGGCVGGGGQPKAKKRVETLKQRAEGLNNIDSSLTLRVSNENPHVQAIYDKYLDYPMSHKAHELLHTKYFVRVKNPKK from the coding sequence ATGGTAGATAAAAAAACTACACTTATACAGAGTTCTCGTGGATCTGTATTTTCTGTGTTTGGGGAAGATGAACTAAATCAAATAACGGAAGAAGGTAAAAGAAAGGTTGCAGTATCTGGTAAAATAAATAAACCAGGAATAATAGAAGTACCTGAAAATGCAACGCTTAATGATATAATCGATATTTGCGGGGGAATATTAGACAAAAAGAAATTTAAAGCAGCGCAACTTGGAATTCCATTTGGAGGATTTTTAACTGAAGATAGTTTAGACAAAGTTTTAGATTTTGAATTATTTGATAAAAACAGCAGTAGAAATATTATAATACTATCTGAAGATGATTGTATAGTTCAATATGCAACTTTCTATGTAGATTACTTAATAGGTAAAATCGAAGATAGCAACAAAAACGAAGTATATGAAAAGTACTCAGAAGTTAAAGAAGAAGTATATAGAATATGGAGAGTATTAGATCGTATAAGCAAGGGAAGGTCTAATATGCGTGATGTATACTTATTAAGAAGATTATCAGGGGAAATAAAAGACAAATTAAATCAAGAAAATAATATAATACAAGAAATTATCGGTAATTTCTATGAAGAGATAGAAGAGCATGTAGATGAAAATATATGTAAAACATCACAATGTAACCATCTTACAAAGCTTACAATTACAGAAAAATGTATAGGATGTGGTGCTTGTAAGAGAGCATGTCCTGTAGATTGCATAGACGGAGAGCGTAAAGAACAACATTACATAGATTATACTAGATGTACGCATTGTGGCCAATGTATATCATCATGTCCAGTAAATGCTATAACTGCAGGAGATAATACATTTAAATTCTTAAGAGATTTAGCAACACCAAATAAATTAGTTATAACTCAAATGGCACCTGCTGTAAGGGTTGCTATAGGTGAAGCATTTGGATTTGAACCAGGTACAAATGTTGAGAAAAAGATAGCTTCTGGACTTAGAAAATTAGGTGTAGATTATGTATTTGATACTACATGGGCAGCGGATTTAACTATAATGGAAGAAGCAACAGAATTCCAACATAGATTAGAAAAGCATTTAGCAGGAGATAAAGATGTTAAGCTTCCGATACTTACTTCTTGTTGTCCTGCATGGGTTAAATTTATAGAACAAAACTATGCAGATATGCTAGATGTTCCATCATCAGTAAAATCACCTATGCAAATATTTGCAACTGTTGCAAAAGACTTATGGGCAAAAGATAAGGGTATACCAAGAGATAGACTTATATCTGTTGCTATAATGCCTTGTGTTGCCAAGAAGTATGAATCATCTAGACCAGAATTCTCAAGAGGTATGAACTATGATGTAGACTATGTTATAACAACTAGAGAACTTATAAAAATATTTGAAGATTCAGGAATAAACTTAAGTGAAATCGAAGATGAAGAAATAGATTCAATAATGGGAGAATATACTGGTGGAGGTATAATCTTTGGTAGAACAGGTGGAGTTATAGAAGCTGCAACTAGAATGACTGTTGAAAAAATGACAGGACAAAAATTAGAAAAAGTAGAATTTACTGAACTTAGAGGATTTGATGGATTTAGAAGTTGTGATATAGAAGTTAATGGACTTAAACTTAGAATAGGTGTTGCTCATGGCCTTAGAGAAGCTGCAAAAATGCTAGATAAAATAAGATCTGGAGAAGAATTCTACCACGCAATAGAAATAATGGCATGTACTGGTGGATGCGTAGGTGGAGGTGGACAACCTAAAGCTAAAAAGAGGGTTGAAACACTAAAACAAAGAGCAGAAGGTCTAAATAATATAGATAGTTCATTAACACTTAGAGTATCAAATGAAAACCCTCATGTTCAAGCTATATATGATAAATACCTAGATTATCCAATGAGCCATAAAGCACATGAATTACTTCATACAAAGTATTTCGTAAGAGTAAAAAATCCTAAAAAATAA
- a CDS encoding MATE family efflux transporter gives MKGRIDLTQGKITEKLVKLSLPIMATSFIQMAYNMIDMIWVGKAGSSAVAAVGTAGFFTWLAMAFITISKVGAEVKVAQSMGQHDVDETKLYIKSAIEINIILSILYTIFLIMFKDQLIGFFRLGDENVISMSKEYLVIVAFGMIFYFINPVFTAIFNGMGNSKTPFLINTIGLLTNIVLDPILILGLGKIPSMGVAGAAIATVVAQIVVTSCFMLKILKSKEIYFKIIPFKDIKLNYYKILYNLGIPVALQSGLFTLFSMTLGVVVASFGPVAVAVQKVGSQIESISWMSAEGIAAALSSFVGQNYGSKDYDRIQRGCKITLLIAIIMGTINTILLVFLGKYIFSIFINEGEAILKGADYLKILGYSQLFMCIEIVIAGAFRGLGKTLIPSLVSIILTGSRIPLAYLISNPSILGLNGVWWSISISSILKGILLLSIFIILIRTQKLYGFPKLKPNFVEDENNI, from the coding sequence ATGAAAGGTAGAATTGATTTAACACAAGGAAAAATAACAGAAAAATTAGTAAAGCTATCACTTCCTATTATGGCAACTTCATTTATACAAATGGCGTATAATATGATTGATATGATATGGGTTGGAAAAGCTGGAAGTAGTGCAGTAGCAGCAGTAGGGACTGCAGGATTTTTCACTTGGCTTGCTATGGCGTTTATTACAATTTCAAAAGTAGGTGCAGAAGTAAAAGTAGCTCAGAGTATGGGTCAACATGATGTAGATGAGACAAAATTATATATAAAATCAGCAATAGAAATAAACATAATTCTTTCTATTTTATATACTATATTCCTTATAATGTTTAAAGACCAATTGATTGGATTTTTTAGATTAGGTGATGAAAATGTAATATCTATGTCAAAAGAGTATTTAGTAATAGTAGCTTTTGGGATGATATTTTATTTTATAAATCCAGTATTTACTGCTATATTCAATGGTATGGGAAATAGTAAAACTCCATTTTTAATAAATACTATAGGGTTATTAACAAATATAGTGCTAGATCCAATTTTAATACTTGGATTAGGTAAAATACCAAGTATGGGTGTAGCAGGTGCTGCAATTGCAACAGTGGTTGCACAGATAGTTGTAACAAGTTGTTTTATGTTAAAGATATTAAAAAGTAAAGAAATATATTTTAAGATTATCCCATTTAAAGATATAAAATTAAATTATTATAAAATATTGTATAATTTAGGTATACCAGTAGCATTACAAAGTGGATTATTTACATTATTTTCTATGACACTAGGAGTAGTAGTAGCATCATTTGGACCAGTAGCCGTAGCAGTTCAAAAGGTAGGGTCTCAAATAGAATCTATATCATGGATGAGTGCAGAGGGTATAGCAGCAGCACTATCTAGCTTTGTTGGTCAAAATTATGGTTCAAAAGATTATGATAGAATTCAACGTGGATGTAAAATAACCCTTTTAATAGCTATAATTATGGGAACTATAAATACAATTCTTTTAGTATTTTTAGGAAAATACATATTTAGCATATTTATAAATGAAGGCGAAGCAATATTAAAAGGAGCAGATTACCTTAAAATATTAGGATACTCTCAGTTATTTATGTGTATAGAAATAGTAATAGCAGGAGCATTTAGAGGGCTTGGAAAAACTTTAATCCCATCATTAGTTAGTATAATTTTAACTGGAAGTAGAATTCCTCTTGCATATTTAATATCAAATCCTAGCATATTAGGTCTTAATGGAGTATGGTGGAGTATAAGTATATCTAGTATATTAAAAGGTATATTACTTCTTAGTATATTTATAATACTTATAAGAACACAAAAATTATATGGATTTCCAAAATTAAAACCAAATTTTGTAGAAGATGAAAATAATATATAA
- a CDS encoding peptidase U32 family protein, protein MKKIELLAPAGDLERLKIAFTYGADAVYIGGEIFGMRSAAKNFTIEEMKEGVEFAHNLGKQVFVTINIIPRNEELEQLPPYLLQLQEIGVDAVIVSDAGVFSIVKKTIPNMEVHISTQASTSNSLAAKFWYEQGAQRVVTARELSFDEIRAIRDNVPEDMDIEAFVHGAMCMSYSGKCVISNYTTGRDANRGACAQPCRWKYDLVKENENGEYEEVINGIDSSFFFNSKDLCMIEYIPQLIECGITSFKIEGRMKTAYYVATTVRAYRMAIDAYYEDPENWKFNPMWLEELKKGSHRDYSTGFYFDRPSDKAHNYESASYIRNYDFVGIVRDYDAENDLYIVEQRNKMNVLDKVEVIGPYKETMFATIEEMYNEDGEPIESAPHARQIVKLKLDIKVDKNYMLRKPIVSINTI, encoded by the coding sequence ATGAAAAAGATAGAATTATTAGCACCAGCAGGTGATTTAGAAAGATTAAAGATAGCTTTTACTTATGGAGCAGATGCTGTATATATAGGTGGAGAGATATTTGGTATGAGATCTGCTGCGAAAAATTTTACAATAGAAGAAATGAAAGAAGGAGTAGAGTTTGCTCATAATTTAGGAAAACAAGTTTTTGTTACTATAAATATAATACCTAGAAATGAAGAACTAGAACAACTTCCTCCATACCTTTTGCAACTTCAAGAAATAGGTGTAGATGCTGTTATAGTAAGTGATGCTGGAGTATTTTCAATAGTTAAAAAGACAATACCTAATATGGAAGTACACATAAGCACTCAAGCTAGTACAAGTAACTCTTTAGCAGCTAAGTTTTGGTATGAACAAGGTGCTCAAAGAGTAGTAACAGCTAGAGAGCTATCATTTGATGAAATAAGAGCTATAAGAGATAACGTACCAGAGGATATGGATATAGAAGCTTTCGTACATGGAGCTATGTGTATGTCTTATTCTGGAAAATGTGTAATAAGTAATTACACTACAGGAAGAGATGCAAACAGAGGAGCATGTGCTCAACCATGTAGATGGAAGTATGATTTAGTTAAAGAAAATGAAAATGGTGAATATGAAGAAGTTATAAATGGTATAGATTCATCGTTTTTCTTTAACTCAAAAGACTTATGTATGATAGAGTATATTCCACAATTAATAGAATGTGGGATAACAAGTTTTAAAATAGAAGGACGTATGAAAACGGCTTATTATGTAGCTACTACTGTTAGAGCTTATAGAATGGCCATAGATGCATATTATGAAGATCCAGAAAATTGGAAGTTCAATCCAATGTGGTTAGAAGAATTAAAAAAGGGTAGTCATAGAGATTATAGTACAGGATTCTATTTTGATAGACCAAGTGATAAAGCTCATAACTATGAAAGTGCATCATATATTAGAAACTATGACTTTGTTGGTATAGTTAGAGATTATGACGCAGAAAATGATTTATATATAGTAGAGCAAAGAAACAAAATGAATGTATTAGACAAAGTAGAAGTTATAGGACCATATAAAGAAACTATGTTTGCTACTATAGAGGAAATGTATAATGAAGATGGAGAACCTATAGAGTCAGCGCCACATGCAAGACAAATAGTTAAACTTAAATTAGATATAAAAGTAGATAAAAACTATATGCTAAGAAAGCCTATAGTAAGTATAAATACAATATAA
- a CDS encoding sensor histidine kinase: MIVINLLSNMLLGKALLKKDILKLGILTAIACYVIRNTVEQGFSVILLFLACVLLFWHYSKISLKYCFISLSIGFGLKFASEFLVLTFINLVGISTDEVLSNQGMKILVSYMPTVISLLIYLDNYKKNINLLTKKDKKSNETNKKVNKHIVYVLIFLSIVNLLIMSFMITIITTRNELYKKSELIVIFTMISSLLSVICVIIAILFLNKCKKIFQIENNLIMKNLDQMKETIDLLRVQKHDYMNHLQVILMQITNGNVEAAKKYILGMAECSKNSIAIFNTGNNYIDAILNLKNTKCQEYNIDLTACVDSLLEDTNLDDTQLSSILLNIIDNAIDELSKNNKSYKYIHLDTYKENNKHNISIKNNGRMIDDTQKIFKMGFSSKGNNRGYGLFYIKQILESNNCSIEVYSDEYETEFNIQVPIK, from the coding sequence ATGATAGTTATAAATTTATTGAGTAATATGCTATTAGGAAAGGCATTATTAAAAAAAGACATTTTAAAACTTGGTATCCTAACTGCTATAGCATGCTATGTTATTAGAAATACAGTAGAGCAAGGATTTAGTGTAATATTGTTATTTTTAGCGTGTGTATTATTATTTTGGCATTATTCTAAAATTAGTTTAAAATATTGTTTTATATCTCTTAGTATAGGTTTTGGGTTAAAATTCGCAAGTGAATTTCTTGTATTAACATTTATAAATTTAGTTGGAATTAGTACTGATGAAGTACTTAGTAATCAAGGTATGAAAATATTAGTTTCATATATGCCAACGGTTATTAGTTTATTAATATATTTAGATAATTACAAAAAAAATATAAATCTCTTAACAAAAAAAGATAAAAAAAGTAATGAAACTAATAAAAAAGTTAATAAGCATATAGTGTATGTATTAATATTTTTAAGTATCGTAAATCTACTTATAATGTCTTTTATGATTACAATAATTACTACTAGAAATGAGTTATATAAGAAAAGTGAATTAATAGTAATATTTACGATGATATCTAGCTTATTATCTGTAATATGTGTGATAATAGCTATATTGTTTTTAAATAAATGCAAAAAAATTTTTCAGATAGAAAATAACTTAATTATGAAAAATTTAGATCAAATGAAAGAAACAATAGATTTATTAAGAGTACAAAAACATGATTACATGAATCATCTACAAGTTATTTTAATGCAAATTACAAATGGAAATGTAGAAGCTGCTAAAAAATATATATTAGGAATGGCAGAATGCTCTAAAAATAGCATAGCGATATTTAATACAGGTAATAATTATATTGATGCAATATTAAATTTAAAAAATACAAAATGTCAAGAATATAATATAGATCTTACAGCATGTGTAGATAGTTTACTAGAAGATACAAACTTAGATGATACTCAATTAAGCTCTATACTATTAAATATTATAGATAATGCAATAGATGAGCTTTCAAAAAATAATAAATCTTATAAGTATATCCATTTAGATACATATAAAGAAAATAATAAACATAATATATCTATAAAAAATAATGGTCGAATGATAGATGATACACAAAAGATATTTAAAATGGGATTTTCATCTAAAGGCAACAACCGAGGATATGGTTTATTTTATATAAAACAGATATTAGAAAGTAATAATTGTAGTATAGAAGTTTATAGTGATGAATATGAAACTGAATTTAATATTCAAGTCCCAATAAAATAA
- the ymfI gene encoding elongation factor P 5-aminopentanone reductase, translating to MSKKTVVITGSSRGIGRACAILFAKNNYNVIINYNKSKKLAEDLFNDLKEAGYSVDIFKADISNRFEANSLINHCIGKFGKIDVLINNAGISQNKLFTDITDDDWNEMMGTNLNGIFYTTQKALQYMLPECSGKIINISSIWGMVGGSSEVHYSTSKAAIIGMTKALAKELGPSNIQVNCIAPGVIQTDMLNGIDEDIIESLREETPLMRIGTVDDIANCALFLASDKSDFITGQVISPNGGFVI from the coding sequence ATGTCAAAAAAAACAGTAGTTATAACAGGGTCGTCTAGAGGTATTGGACGTGCTTGTGCTATATTATTTGCAAAAAATAATTATAACGTAATTATAAATTATAATAAATCAAAAAAATTAGCAGAAGACCTTTTTAATGATTTAAAAGAAGCTGGATATTCTGTAGATATATTTAAAGCAGATATATCTAATAGATTTGAAGCTAATTCACTTATTAATCATTGCATAGGAAAGTTTGGTAAAATAGATGTACTTATAAATAATGCAGGAATTAGTCAAAATAAACTTTTTACAGATATAACAGATGATGACTGGAACGAAATGATGGGTACTAATTTAAATGGTATTTTTTACACTACTCAAAAGGCACTTCAATATATGTTACCTGAGTGTAGTGGTAAGATAATAAATATATCATCTATATGGGGTATGGTTGGAGGATCTTCTGAGGTACACTACTCTACTTCAAAAGCTGCAATAATAGGAATGACTAAAGCGTTAGCCAAAGAACTTGGACCATCTAATATTCAAGTTAACTGCATAGCTCCTGGGGTTATACAAACAGATATGTTAAATGGTATAGATGAAGACATTATAGAAAGTTTAAGAGAAGAAACACCTTTAATGAGAATTGGAACAGTTGATGATATAGCAAATTGTGCACTATTTTTAGCTAGTGATAAATCAGATTTTATAACAGGACAAGTTATAAGTCCTAATGGTGGATTTGTTATATAA
- a CDS encoding calcium/sodium antiporter has protein sequence MSFLILIIGFAFLIKGADVFVEGASSLAKKFNVPSMIIGLTIVAMGTSAPEAAVSVTSSLAGQNDMSVANVVGSNFFNILVVLGVSSIIAKLPVQKDTIKKDTPFLILISVLLLVFGVNLKLGRIEGLALLALFTYFLVNTIKSAKKATENEFLETGETAVAIEIETSSEISLLKTILVSIIGIIGIVIGGDMVVNSATSIATSFGMSANLVGLTIVAVGTSLPEFVTSIVAIKKGETEIAIGNVIGSNLFNILLVLGLAAVINPISMSMLAFIDIVFMVLITLLLYMFMKKRNSLVKKQGIVLVVLYMAYMTYTIIR, from the coding sequence TTGTCATTTTTAATTTTAATAATAGGATTTGCATTTCTTATAAAAGGAGCAGATGTATTCGTTGAAGGGGCTTCATCGCTTGCAAAGAAATTTAATGTTCCGTCTATGATTATAGGATTAACTATAGTAGCTATGGGTACAAGCGCACCAGAGGCTGCTGTTAGTGTTACATCATCTTTAGCAGGACAAAATGATATGAGTGTAGCTAACGTTGTTGGATCAAACTTTTTCAATATTCTTGTGGTTTTAGGAGTTTCATCTATTATTGCTAAACTTCCAGTTCAAAAAGATACTATAAAGAAAGATACACCTTTTTTAATATTAATTAGTGTACTTTTATTAGTGTTTGGAGTTAATTTAAAATTAGGAAGAATTGAAGGTTTAGCACTTTTAGCATTATTTACTTACTTCTTAGTTAATACTATAAAGTCAGCTAAAAAAGCTACAGAAAATGAATTTTTAGAAACTGGTGAAACAGCTGTAGCTATAGAAATTGAAACTAGTAGTGAAATATCTCTTCTTAAAACTATATTAGTATCTATTATAGGTATCATAGGTATTGTAATTGGTGGAGATATGGTTGTAAACTCTGCAACATCTATTGCAACGTCATTTGGTATGAGTGCTAATTTAGTAGGACTTACAATAGTTGCAGTTGGAACTTCTTTACCAGAATTTGTAACATCTATTGTAGCTATAAAAAAGGGTGAAACAGAGATAGCTATAGGTAATGTTATAGGGTCAAACTTATTTAATATACTTTTAGTTTTAGGATTGGCAGCTGTAATAAATCCAATATCAATGAGTATGTTAGCATTTATAGATATAGTATTTATGGTTTTAATAACATTACTACTATATATGTTTATGAAAAAGAGAAATTCTCTAGTTAAAAAGCAAGGAATCGTATTAGTAGTTTTATATATGGCTTATATGACTTACACTATTATAAGATAA
- the rluF gene encoding 23S rRNA pseudouridine(2604) synthase RluF, with protein sequence MRLNNYISSTGLCSRREADKLIEQGKVTVNGKKAQVGQTVEEGAMVKVNNKLIKPKNNNVYIALNKPVGITCTTERHVKGNIIDYVNYPERIFPIGRLDKPSEGLILLTNDGNIVNKILRAENKHEKEYKVTVNKNITKEFINGMSRGVRIFNPVTNKYVTTNKCLVTKVNNRTFKIVLTQGLNRQIRRMCEVFGYSVEKLQRVRIMNLTLKGIPYGKWRVLSKNEVSDLIK encoded by the coding sequence ATGAGATTAAATAACTACATAAGTTCAACTGGACTTTGTTCAAGAAGAGAAGCTGATAAGCTTATTGAACAAGGTAAAGTTACTGTAAACGGAAAAAAAGCACAAGTTGGTCAAACTGTAGAAGAAGGTGCTATGGTTAAGGTAAATAATAAGCTTATAAAACCTAAAAATAACAATGTTTATATAGCACTTAATAAGCCTGTAGGTATAACTTGTACAACAGAACGTCATGTGAAAGGAAATATTATTGACTATGTTAATTATCCAGAAAGAATTTTCCCAATAGGAAGATTGGATAAGCCATCAGAAGGTCTTATTCTTTTAACTAACGATGGTAATATAGTAAATAAGATACTTAGAGCAGAAAACAAACATGAAAAAGAATATAAGGTTACTGTTAATAAAAATATAACTAAAGAATTTATAAATGGAATGTCTAGGGGTGTTCGTATATTTAACCCTGTAACTAATAAATATGTAACTACTAACAAATGTCTTGTTACGAAGGTTAATAATCGTACATTTAAAATAGTTTTAACTCAAGGTTTAAATCGTCAAATACGTAGAATGTGTGAGGTATTTGGATATTCAGTTGAAAAGCTTCAAAGAGTTAGAATTATGAACTTAACGTTAAAGGGTATCCCTTATGGAAAATGGAGAGTCTTATCTAAGAACGAGGTATCTGACTTAATAAAATAA
- a CDS encoding helix-turn-helix transcriptional regulator translates to MIQISKIGNAIKMMLLIQSRGRMKCSELASELEVTERQIQKYKSDLEQAGIFITSKSGAYGGYEIDKENSITNINLCLEDISVLDMINEQLKHNNDIYKNEFDDIITKIKAVTTIKQDKTNMDYFSIQAQSNYDYKNEKQKIENIKFAYITKKKLKINYYSIKSGYSERIVHPYGLYNYKSDTYMVAYCENRNRFIDFKVCRIKDYYILEKHYKVDKSFNWKEYSQNSIGIYKDDEVTLELKIKHPFSVIIKEKVWADNQEIIEHEDESITFKATMRGYTEIKSWILSMGCNVYVIEPKKLKDDIRNEIEKIKQNY, encoded by the coding sequence TTGATACAAATTAGTAAGATTGGTAATGCAATAAAGATGATGCTATTAATACAAAGCAGAGGAAGAATGAAATGTAGTGAGTTAGCTTCTGAATTAGAGGTTACAGAAAGACAAATACAAAAATATAAATCTGATTTAGAACAAGCAGGAATATTTATAACATCTAAATCAGGAGCTTATGGTGGATATGAAATAGACAAAGAAAATAGTATAACTAACATTAATTTATGTTTAGAAGATATTTCAGTATTAGATATGATAAATGAACAATTAAAACATAATAATGATATTTATAAAAATGAGTTTGATGATATTATCACGAAGATAAAAGCAGTTACAACTATAAAACAAGATAAAACAAATATGGATTATTTCAGTATACAAGCACAGAGCAATTATGACTATAAAAACGAAAAACAAAAAATAGAGAATATAAAATTTGCTTATATAACTAAGAAAAAATTGAAGATAAACTATTACTCTATAAAATCAGGTTATAGTGAAAGAATCGTACATCCATATGGACTTTACAACTATAAATCTGATACATATATGGTTGCATATTGTGAAAATAGAAATAGATTTATAGATTTTAAGGTATGTAGAATAAAGGACTACTATATTTTAGAGAAGCATTATAAAGTTGATAAGAGTTTTAATTGGAAAGAATACAGTCAAAATAGTATCGGAATTTATAAAGATGATGAAGTAACTTTAGAACTAAAAATAAAACATCCATTTTCAGTAATTATAAAAGAAAAAGTATGGGCTGATAACCAAGAAATAATAGAACATGAAGATGAATCTATAACTTTTAAAGCAACTATGAGAGGATATACAGAAATAAAAAGTTGGATTTTAAGTATGGGATGTAATGTATATGTAATAGAACCAAAGAAACTAAAAGACGATATTAGAAATGAAATAGAAAAAATTAAACAAAATTACTAA
- the cas6 gene encoding CRISPR-associated endoribonuclease Cas6 has translation MRMKVEFKTDKLPIAYNTLFMSVIKEAIKKSSEEYYNSLYFYEDKNNKKTKNFTFSVYVKGYDIENENFIVKDKVILNISTPDVELGINLYNGLINYPKFIYKDYELKRIRVDLGKEMNIDSEEAIFNALSPICIKSKNGKFLNIEDSEYIKEFNYISNEVLKNYRGYGLKKELNFENIKLNKVVVKEGLREFRNVTGKPYQYINGYKGKFKLTGDIEDLNDLYKLGIGFKRAQGFGYIDLMG, from the coding sequence ATGAGAATGAAAGTGGAATTTAAAACAGATAAGCTACCAATAGCGTATAACACCTTATTTATGAGCGTTATAAAAGAAGCTATAAAAAAATCTAGTGAAGAATATTACAACAGCTTATATTTCTATGAAGATAAAAATAACAAAAAGACTAAAAACTTTACTTTTTCAGTGTATGTTAAAGGATATGATATTGAAAATGAAAACTTCATAGTTAAAGATAAAGTAATTTTAAATATAAGTACTCCAGATGTAGAATTAGGAATTAATTTATACAATGGGCTTATAAATTATCCTAAATTTATATATAAAGATTATGAATTAAAAAGGATAAGAGTTGATTTAGGAAAAGAGATGAATATAGATAGCGAAGAAGCTATATTTAATGCATTATCTCCAATATGTATAAAATCAAAAAATGGAAAGTTTTTAAATATAGAAGATAGTGAGTACATAAAAGAGTTTAACTACATATCTAATGAAGTGCTTAAAAATTATAGAGGATATGGACTTAAAAAAGAATTAAATTTTGAAAATATAAAGCTTAATAAAGTTGTAGTTAAAGAAGGACTTAGAGAATTTAGAAATGTCACAGGAAAACCATATCAATATATAAATGGGTATAAAGGTAAGTTTAAATTAACGGGAGATATAGAGGATTTAAATGATTTATATAAATTAGGTATTGGATTCAAAAGAGCACAAGGATTTGGATATATAGATTTAATGGGATAG